One Syntrophales bacterium DNA segment encodes these proteins:
- the cmk gene encoding (d)CMP kinase, which translates to MRSPFLITIDGPAGAGKSTVARELARRLSFLYLDTGALYRALALKVQREGGLASNTQALEQLCKRTRLGLIHDDAGMRVLLDGEDVTSLIRAEAISILASNISAQAPVREALLSVQRRVADQGSLVAEGRDMGTVVFPDADVKFYLDASPEERALRRYRELESSENGVNLDSVQQDIRKRDLQDRGRSVAPLRIAEDAHVIDCSLLTAAEVVDEMLCVIGRITGNPRSCPGD; encoded by the coding sequence ATGCGCTCTCCCTTTCTGATCACGATTGACGGACCCGCGGGAGCGGGTAAGAGCACCGTGGCCAGGGAACTGGCACGCCGCTTGTCTTTTCTCTACCTTGATACCGGTGCCCTCTACCGGGCACTGGCGCTCAAGGTGCAGCGGGAGGGGGGCCTTGCGTCCAACACCCAGGCGCTTGAGCAGTTGTGTAAACGAACAAGGCTCGGTCTGATCCATGACGATGCCGGCATGCGGGTGCTGCTGGACGGAGAAGATGTGACTTCCCTGATCCGGGCAGAAGCGATCAGCATTCTGGCATCCAACATCTCGGCACAAGCCCCGGTGAGGGAAGCCCTGCTTTCCGTCCAGAGGCGGGTCGCCGATCAGGGATCCCTGGTAGCGGAGGGCCGGGATATGGGAACGGTGGTCTTTCCCGACGCAGATGTGAAGTTCTATCTCGATGCCTCTCCTGAGGAGAGGGCGCTCCGTAGATACAGGGAACTGGAATCCTCGGAAAACGGCGTGAATCTCGACTCGGTACAGCAGGATATCAGGAAAAGGGACCTGCAGGACCGCGGGCGATCTGTGGCACCTCTCAGGATTGCCGAGGATGCTCACGTGATTGATTGCTCTCTCCTGACAGCAGCAGAGGTCGTTGATGAAATGCTTTGCGTGATCGGCAGGATAACAGG
- a CDS encoding tetratricopeptide repeat protein, giving the protein MKRVSLFLLAAFLCCLTTAFAADEADFNKRLAGAKDSVERATILKELGDIYTAEGQHEKAADVYLKALPDLRDRLPEDQLTDIAIGLSWGGKLDASAGELRSILKRNPKNTKARNHLAKVMLWTGKNDEALAEVNTVLAAQADDPDALLVKAHVLRIKDELDASIQIYNKLLKGGENFDAAIGLAWAYFQKGDVATTQNMIPTAKPSYPYQEQELKNLKAEIQKVLDTRKAAVEAVGPEADKLKTEGDVLAEGEKYPAAAEKYAKALELSRGFPIASRMEMATVMAWAGMHKKSAQELKDIIEKDPSNMGARVQLAQVLLWQGEFDACIRQADVVLAKDPQNRDASLSKANALRSKGFFRKADQLYKALLAKSDDFDVRAGQTYGFLASGNKTATDDSIARLKPRNAAEQKELSDMRVERDWTMRPRLYAGTNFYYDNDDNRVTTLYGGTQFWLANFRTNIDYSRLRLQGETTGYTDAGNAFPMNTGKETDYVQLSTYARMPWYGGLGGGVGLSDGKFFTWHGKADIDVLWGSVGAYVANEPYNYLVSLTDNNIRAKTFQGWINQRPTDRITVLGTFTHREYSDSNGSDDIQASIAYTLLRRPFVSVGYQFRHMDFRRQSGGGYFDPDDYRAHSMFVTFGYYEMPFYMSVTPYAGYQDFTRNDQHEHGIFGGVSGLIGYRFGNRMAVEATGEWGNSPAGGGSSATAGTGWYYYVAGLRIIFVL; this is encoded by the coding sequence ATGAAGAGAGTTTCTTTGTTTCTGCTTGCGGCTTTTCTGTGTTGCCTGACAACCGCCTTTGCCGCCGACGAAGCTGATTTCAACAAACGCCTTGCCGGGGCAAAAGACAGTGTTGAGAGGGCGACCATTTTAAAGGAGCTCGGAGACATTTACACCGCGGAGGGACAGCACGAAAAGGCTGCGGATGTGTATTTAAAGGCATTGCCAGACCTTCGGGACCGGTTGCCTGAAGATCAACTGACGGACATTGCCATCGGTCTTTCCTGGGGAGGAAAGCTGGATGCCTCTGCCGGGGAATTGCGCTCCATCCTCAAAAGAAATCCCAAAAACACGAAGGCAAGAAACCATCTGGCCAAGGTCATGCTCTGGACTGGCAAGAATGATGAAGCCCTGGCGGAAGTCAATACTGTTCTGGCCGCACAGGCTGACGACCCGGATGCCCTGCTGGTGAAGGCACACGTTCTCCGGATTAAGGACGAGCTTGATGCGTCCATCCAGATCTATAACAAGCTGCTGAAGGGGGGCGAAAATTTCGACGCCGCCATCGGACTGGCCTGGGCATACTTTCAGAAGGGGGATGTTGCCACCACACAAAACATGATCCCTACGGCGAAGCCTTCCTATCCCTATCAGGAGCAGGAACTGAAGAATCTAAAGGCAGAAATTCAAAAAGTCCTGGATACCAGAAAGGCCGCTGTCGAGGCCGTGGGACCGGAGGCGGATAAACTGAAAACGGAAGGAGACGTCCTCGCGGAAGGCGAGAAATATCCGGCTGCGGCAGAAAAATACGCAAAGGCGCTGGAGCTCTCCCGCGGCTTCCCGATTGCGTCCCGGATGGAGATGGCGACGGTTATGGCCTGGGCGGGAATGCACAAAAAATCCGCACAGGAACTGAAGGATATCATCGAGAAGGACCCCTCCAACATGGGGGCTCGCGTCCAGTTGGCCCAGGTACTGCTCTGGCAGGGCGAATTTGATGCTTGCATCCGGCAGGCCGACGTTGTTCTGGCCAAGGACCCCCAAAACCGTGACGCCAGCCTGTCCAAAGCGAATGCCCTTCGGTCGAAGGGTTTTTTCCGCAAGGCGGACCAGCTGTACAAGGCCCTTCTGGCAAAATCGGACGACTTCGATGTCCGCGCAGGCCAGACATATGGGTTCCTTGCAAGTGGGAACAAAACCGCCACCGACGACAGCATCGCACGCCTGAAGCCCCGAAACGCCGCAGAGCAAAAAGAGCTTTCCGATATGCGTGTTGAACGCGACTGGACGATGCGCCCCAGGCTCTATGCAGGAACGAATTTCTACTACGACAACGACGACAACCGGGTAACGACCCTCTACGGGGGAACCCAGTTCTGGCTGGCCAACTTCAGAACGAACATCGATTATTCCCGTCTGAGACTGCAGGGTGAGACCACCGGGTACACGGACGCAGGAAATGCTTTCCCCATGAATACGGGCAAGGAGACGGACTATGTCCAGCTCTCGACCTATGCGAGGATGCCCTGGTACGGCGGACTCGGGGGAGGAGTCGGACTGTCGGACGGCAAGTTTTTTACCTGGCACGGGAAAGCGGATATTGACGTGCTCTGGGGATCTGTTGGAGCCTATGTGGCAAATGAACCATATAATTATCTTGTGTCGCTCACGGACAACAACATAAGGGCCAAGACTTTCCAGGGCTGGATCAATCAGCGCCCCACGGACCGTATCACCGTGCTGGGTACCTTCACCCATCGCGAATATTCCGACAGCAACGGTTCTGACGACATTCAGGCAAGCATCGCCTATACCCTTTTGAGAAGACCTTTCGTTTCCGTTGGCTACCAGTTTCGCCACATGGATTTCCGCCGTCAGAGCGGAGGGGGCTACTTTGATCCGGATGACTACAGGGCCCACTCCATGTTTGTGACCTTCGGTTACTACGAAATGCCGTTTTACATGAGCGTCACGCCTTATGCAGGCTACCAGGATTTCACGCGCAATGACCAGCATGAGCACGGCATTTTCGGCGGTGTGAGCGGCCTGATCGGGTATCGATTCGGCAACCGGATGGCCGTCGAGGCGACTGGCGAGTGGGGGAACTCTCCCGCCGGCGGCGGTTCATCGGCCACGGCCGGAACCGGCTGGTATTATTACGTGGCCGGTTTGAGGATCATTTTTGTCCTCTAA
- a CDS encoding glycosyltransferase translates to MNEILQTIVIGFNYFIGFYFGLVNAVYSVLLAIALIVILRHIRRIRYAPFRDLENRSEMPPVAVLIPARNERSVIIRTIESVRGLLYPWTEIVVINDGSTDDTLQLLIKHYNLRRIDPLYRDIIKTRPVRGFYYTSEIPNLIVVDKENGGKSDALNCGINVCKSPYICTLDADSVFEPESLIRLVTPLVQSTVPVIASGGVVRVLNGVKRENGVMKQIELPRHNSLAIFQIVEYLRSFLFGRVGLDALNCNLILSGAFSMFQKAAVITVGGFKQGNVTEDMELVVRLHKHYSLKGDPYVIRFVSDPICWTEVPETLKMLGRQRRRWHLGMIQSIWEHKTTIFNPRYGRLGMFAMPYNVFIEMVSPIIEFLGYIIVIISYILGMIDYDFFMLFLFLAIGYGIFLSTTGIFLEELTYRRYPKWTDLFVMLAYGALENFGYRQINSFWRFSAFFQFIFGRGQWETVRHKGEKKQAATTSAA, encoded by the coding sequence ATGAACGAGATCCTTCAAACCATCGTAATCGGTTTCAACTACTTCATCGGTTTTTACTTCGGCCTGGTCAATGCGGTGTATTCCGTTCTCCTGGCCATCGCCTTGATCGTCATTCTCCGACATATCCGGAGGATCCGGTACGCTCCTTTCCGGGATCTGGAAAACCGCTCGGAAATGCCTCCTGTAGCAGTCCTGATCCCCGCCCGGAACGAGCGCAGCGTCATCATCCGGACCATTGAATCCGTACGGGGACTCCTTTATCCATGGACAGAGATCGTTGTCATCAACGACGGTTCCACGGACGATACGCTGCAACTGTTAATCAAGCATTACAACCTGCGAAGAATCGATCCTCTATACAGGGATATCATCAAAACGAGGCCGGTCCGGGGATTCTACTACACGAGCGAAATTCCCAATCTGATTGTGGTAGACAAGGAAAACGGGGGCAAATCGGATGCTCTCAACTGTGGAATCAATGTCTGCAAAAGCCCATATATATGCACGCTCGATGCGGACTCTGTATTTGAACCGGAATCCCTCATCCGTCTGGTAACTCCGCTTGTCCAGAGTACGGTTCCCGTTATTGCGTCGGGCGGCGTCGTTCGCGTGCTCAACGGCGTCAAGAGAGAGAATGGGGTCATGAAGCAGATTGAGCTCCCCCGACACAATTCTCTCGCCATATTTCAGATTGTCGAATATCTGCGAAGCTTCCTTTTCGGTCGGGTCGGCCTGGACGCGCTGAACTGCAACCTGATCCTCTCAGGAGCCTTCTCCATGTTTCAGAAGGCCGCCGTTATCACGGTAGGCGGTTTCAAACAGGGGAACGTGACGGAGGACATGGAGCTTGTTGTGCGCCTGCACAAACATTACAGCCTCAAGGGTGATCCATATGTGATCCGTTTCGTTTCCGATCCGATCTGTTGGACGGAGGTTCCCGAAACCCTGAAAATGCTCGGAAGGCAGCGACGCCGATGGCATCTCGGTATGATCCAGAGCATCTGGGAACACAAGACGACGATATTCAATCCGAGATATGGCCGTCTGGGCATGTTCGCGATGCCGTACAACGTGTTTATCGAGATGGTCAGTCCCATCATTGAATTCCTGGGTTACATCATTGTCATCATTTCCTACATTCTGGGAATGATCGATTACGATTTCTTCATGCTGTTCCTCTTCCTGGCCATCGGGTACGGCATCTTTTTGTCCACCACCGGAATCTTCCTTGAGGAGTTGACATACCGGCGCTATCCGAAATGGACCGACCTGTTCGTTATGCTTGCTTATGGGGCACTGGAGAACTTTGGTTATCGACAGATCAACTCCTTCTGGAGGTTCTCCGCCTTCTTCCAGTTCATCTTCGGGCGTGGGCAGTGGGAAACGGTTCGCCACAAGGGCGAAAAGAAACAGGCTGCGACGACGTCTGCAGCTTGA
- a CDS encoding DUF362 domain-containing protein, which yields MERLAYPFHPGDSIGIKLHWGERGNRSFLPPDYAKAVINWVRNHGGRPFVFDTTVLYSGSRRNGKDSLATASSHGFSEEFLGCPVLIADGLDGRDVVSIPAGYLHFESVQVANVFERTDGFVVFSHFKGHLASGFGGAIKNLSMGFASRAQKQRMHADVSPALDESRCTRCGVCVTVCPAGAACMEESSFPTYDLDACIGCAQCIGACPEVALRILWDTDVTVFQEKLVETAASVWRMMEGRALLINALLNITVDCDCLPGKNPTIAEDSGFLSGTHPVEIDEDSLRIIGTEPFDRAHPGIPWRRQLSYAREIGFSP from the coding sequence TTGGAACGCCTTGCATACCCCTTTCATCCCGGTGACAGCATCGGCATCAAGCTTCACTGGGGTGAAAGGGGGAATCGCAGTTTCCTCCCCCCCGATTATGCAAAAGCAGTCATCAACTGGGTCCGGAACCATGGCGGACGTCCGTTCGTCTTCGACACAACGGTGCTGTATTCCGGAAGCCGACGGAATGGGAAAGATTCTCTGGCAACCGCCTCCAGTCACGGTTTTTCAGAAGAATTCCTGGGGTGTCCCGTCCTGATTGCGGATGGCCTGGACGGACGGGATGTCGTTTCCATCCCCGCCGGTTACCTCCATTTCGAGTCCGTTCAGGTGGCGAATGTATTCGAACGGACGGATGGTTTTGTTGTTTTCTCGCACTTCAAGGGCCACTTGGCATCGGGCTTCGGAGGCGCCATCAAGAACCTCTCCATGGGTTTTGCCTCCCGGGCACAAAAGCAGCGCATGCATGCCGATGTGTCCCCTGCGCTCGATGAATCGCGATGCACGCGATGCGGCGTATGCGTTACGGTCTGCCCTGCCGGCGCCGCCTGTATGGAAGAAAGCAGCTTTCCAACGTACGATCTGGATGCCTGCATCGGATGTGCGCAGTGCATCGGAGCCTGCCCGGAAGTAGCCCTGAGGATTCTCTGGGATACGGATGTGACCGTCTTTCAGGAAAAACTCGTGGAAACCGCGGCCTCCGTCTGGCGGATGATGGAGGGCAGGGCTCTCCTGATTAATGCATTGCTCAATATAACCGTGGACTGTGACTGCCTTCCCGGAAAGAACCCGACGATCGCGGAGGATTCAGGATTTCTATCCGGTACTCATCCCGTGGAAATCGATGAAGATTCCCTCCGCATCATCGGAACGGAGCCTTTCGATCGAGCCCATCCGGGTATTCCATGGCGGAGGCAGTTATCCTACGCCCGGGAGATCGGATTTTCCCCCTGA
- a CDS encoding DUF2889 domain-containing protein: MKQKERIHSRNIGIDCYETPDGNLFVEASLTDERYVPFFLYTANRVHDPGVIHGMIARMTLSVPDLTILDAEAEMPHVPIEECTDVRDSIRRLVGMRIRSGFTNEVRELLGKRAGCQHLTNLIMTMSSGAVQGLWTIMSRLRDEESALRQHLDPELLLDSCWLWRSDGPLAERLRQARELREGEKETDSGNP, from the coding sequence ATGAAACAGAAAGAGCGGATTCACTCGAGAAATATCGGCATTGACTGTTACGAAACACCGGATGGCAATCTCTTCGTGGAGGCATCCCTAACGGATGAACGGTATGTTCCGTTTTTCCTCTACACGGCGAATCGGGTTCACGACCCCGGCGTCATTCATGGCATGATTGCACGAATGACCCTGAGTGTTCCGGATCTGACCATTCTGGATGCCGAAGCGGAGATGCCCCATGTTCCCATTGAAGAATGTACCGACGTCAGGGATTCCATCCGCCGTCTCGTCGGCATGCGGATCCGGTCCGGTTTCACCAACGAGGTGAGGGAGTTGCTGGGCAAGAGGGCAGGCTGCCAGCACTTGACCAACCTGATCATGACCATGAGCTCCGGCGCCGTCCAGGGGCTTTGGACCATCATGAGCCGTCTGCGAGACGAAGAATCCGCTCTTCGGCAGCACCTGGATCCGGAACTTCTCCTCGACAGCTGTTGGTTATGGAGGAGCGACGGCCCCCTGGCCGAACGGCTTCGTCAGGCGCGGGAACTCCGAGAAGGGGAGAAGGAGACAGATTCAGGGAATCCCTGA